In Synergistaceae bacterium, the following are encoded in one genomic region:
- a CDS encoding V-type ATP synthase subunit D — MANKVTATRSNMTRIQAALKLARRGHDLLEQKRKILMAELMGRIEEVREVQNSMRSIFGEAYFSLQMANITMGIDSVEQIALLVPEENRFIVRLRSVMGIDIPEVDRITPNLSPVYSMGGSATGSSSVLDNAYVNARQVVALIARLAEIETSVYRLAIQIRKTLRRVNALEKVFIPRSENEVKFIAAALDENEREDLTRIKLSTE, encoded by the coding sequence ATGGCCAACAAAGTAACAGCGACGCGAAGCAACATGACGCGCATTCAGGCTGCCCTCAAGCTAGCGAGGCGGGGGCACGACCTTCTCGAACAAAAACGTAAGATTCTCATGGCTGAGCTCATGGGGCGCATTGAAGAAGTCCGCGAGGTTCAGAACAGTATGCGTTCTATTTTTGGGGAAGCTTATTTCAGCCTGCAAATGGCGAATATCACGATGGGAATCGATAGCGTGGAACAAATCGCGCTTCTGGTTCCAGAGGAAAACCGTTTTATTGTGCGCCTGCGCTCAGTGATGGGTATCGACATTCCCGAGGTGGACCGGATTACCCCCAACCTGTCTCCTGTCTACTCGATGGGGGGATCCGCAACAGGTTCTTCCTCGGTGTTGGATAACGCCTACGTGAACGCCCGCCAGGTGGTGGCGTTGATCGCCCGCCTCGCCGAGATCGAGACGAGCGTGTATCGGCTGGCTATCCAAATACGCAAAACGTTGCGGCGCGTAAACGCCCTGGAAAAGGTGTTCATCCCGCGCAGCGAAAACGAGGTCAAGTTCATCGCGGCGGCGCTCGATGAAAATGAACGAGAAGACCTGACCCGTATCAAACTTTCGACCGAGTAA
- a CDS encoding V-type ATPase subunit has translation MTGGIGLAQSAKARVRRASLFQKEDFKLFLERNSAGEIAVQLGKSAYAPILKNFALEDMRRAELEFLLNISVVREGVIFRHYAGLRDRKLLDLWLESFDIKLFKSHLRVRLGTEKWDEHLAPDRIVDLVSDFHLTLVDQNKLFRAGTFKSIAAALKNEPLRKAMMEAVPSGWENVDLAAGGPDFQNIVFAVSMTVDRNYFDRLYATVAEVSGDEGRMLRALVGARVDLMNLYWIYRARRFFGMSPETSLTLIMKARYRANFELLTKAAFAEPRAIAVALAGTPYAEVFDVNDVNAALREVVVESNIYRFLFTVAERAFLAGAQGFQNVAAYLVLKELEVRDLVAVVEMVRYGFDRSKANQVLVRPI, from the coding sequence GTGACGGGGGGTATCGGCCTGGCCCAGTCAGCCAAGGCCAGGGTCCGTAGAGCGTCGCTTTTTCAAAAAGAGGATTTCAAGCTTTTTTTAGAGAGGAACTCTGCGGGGGAAATCGCCGTTCAACTAGGTAAAAGCGCTTATGCCCCCATTTTGAAAAACTTCGCTCTGGAGGACATGAGGCGCGCCGAGCTGGAGTTCTTGTTGAACATCTCCGTCGTGCGGGAGGGCGTGATTTTCAGACATTACGCGGGCCTGCGTGACAGGAAACTTCTTGATCTGTGGCTCGAAAGTTTCGATATCAAACTTTTCAAAAGCCACCTTCGCGTCAGGCTGGGAACGGAAAAATGGGACGAACACCTGGCTCCAGACAGAATCGTCGACCTGGTGTCTGATTTTCACTTGACTTTGGTAGATCAAAACAAACTTTTCAGGGCGGGCACCTTTAAGAGCATTGCAGCCGCCCTCAAAAATGAGCCATTGCGCAAAGCTATGATGGAAGCCGTTCCATCCGGCTGGGAAAACGTGGATTTGGCGGCGGGGGGACCCGATTTTCAGAACATCGTTTTTGCGGTGAGCATGACCGTAGACCGCAACTATTTCGACAGACTTTACGCGACTGTAGCGGAAGTGAGTGGCGACGAAGGCCGTATGTTGCGGGCGTTGGTGGGAGCCCGCGTCGATCTGATGAACCTTTATTGGATCTACCGAGCGCGCCGCTTTTTCGGCATGTCCCCGGAGACGTCCTTGACGTTGATCATGAAAGCCCGTTATCGCGCGAATTTCGAGCTTTTGACGAAAGCTGCCTTCGCGGAGCCCCGCGCTATCGCGGTAGCTCTGGCGGGAACCCCTTACGCCGAGGTGTTCGATGTTAACGACGTTAACGCGGCACTGAGAGAGGTCGTGGTGGAAAGCAACATCTACAGGTTTCTCTTCACCGTGGCGGAGCGGGCGTTTTTGGCGGGCGCCCAGGGTTTTCAGAACGTGGCAGCGTACTTGGTGCTGAAAGAGCTGGAGGTTCGAGACCTGGTTGCCGTGGTCGAAATGGTGCGTTATGGGTTCGACCGAAGCAAGGCGAACCAGGTTCTCGTAAGGCCGATCTAG
- a CDS encoding ATPase: MAVVGMVGVSFVGPREEVEGVALTLLHTENFEPMQPEVMMEGHPLGSRFQTFRGNRYAALLERFDRFWERGGLPIPQCRIVERAPSISLAELEAKMDDLTRAIDEWSAKAERLQGEYETWQAMLAFGETVRETGRNLSDLPLSLGERITLGVLTQENWRRLEETSLAASILAIPLIEGSGDRVSDPSNRITVVVFYGSDYREEAYKIFSSVHMHLVSVRPEDYGNYDNADAVRYRMEAIASEIQNYREMPGRYAEENRFELEKFYAAVYTGERIQSLCQLGGELSGMTVLAGWMPQSSYGDIAQATEEKAPHTLIMAEYGDILEREGNELPTLLHNFPLVRRFQEIVRLYSLPSYSELDPTFVVAVSFCLFFGFMFGDVGHGLALILGTLFLEKKKIMGRAIASVMKIAGASSVLFGFLYGSVFGSEELIHPLWLSPMTDVDQILPISIGVGIVFLTIGICFKIQNAARKEEWGEALFSPEGMAGLLFYWLAVAQAVAVTGNDPEIAFDKDIFIAIMASLFAVMIFGNGIAKYFFRGEVVDEGGVVHVFSVFHAMLSFVSNTASFVRLAAFALNHVGLSGAVFMLARMVENVPAGKLYYAVVLLLGHLVIIGLEGMIVFIQTLRLEYYEFFGKFYRGGGREFMPVLWKRRG, translated from the coding sequence ATGGCAGTGGTGGGAATGGTGGGAGTCTCTTTCGTCGGCCCCAGGGAGGAAGTCGAAGGCGTCGCTCTCACACTTTTACACACGGAAAACTTTGAACCGATGCAGCCGGAGGTGATGATGGAGGGGCACCCACTGGGTAGCCGCTTCCAGACCTTTCGGGGTAATCGTTACGCCGCGCTTTTGGAAAGATTTGACCGATTTTGGGAGCGTGGGGGTCTTCCCATCCCTCAGTGTCGGATTGTGGAGCGCGCTCCGTCGATTTCTTTGGCGGAACTCGAAGCGAAGATGGACGACCTTACGCGCGCGATAGACGAATGGAGCGCGAAAGCCGAGAGGCTTCAAGGCGAGTATGAAACCTGGCAAGCCATGTTAGCCTTTGGGGAGACAGTCCGGGAGACGGGGCGCAACCTTTCGGATCTTCCTCTTTCGTTGGGCGAGCGCATCACCCTTGGGGTACTGACCCAGGAAAACTGGCGACGTCTCGAAGAAACGAGCTTGGCCGCGTCTATTCTCGCCATACCCTTGATCGAGGGCTCCGGTGACAGGGTCTCAGACCCCAGCAACAGGATCACGGTCGTCGTCTTCTATGGCAGCGATTACCGTGAGGAGGCCTACAAAATTTTCTCCTCGGTGCATATGCACTTGGTTTCTGTCAGACCGGAAGACTACGGAAACTACGACAACGCGGACGCCGTGCGTTACCGTATGGAAGCCATCGCGTCGGAAATACAAAACTACCGGGAGATGCCCGGACGGTACGCGGAGGAAAACCGTTTCGAGCTGGAAAAATTTTACGCGGCGGTGTACACGGGAGAGCGGATCCAATCGCTCTGCCAGTTGGGGGGTGAGTTATCTGGGATGACGGTTTTGGCCGGGTGGATGCCCCAAAGCAGCTATGGGGATATCGCCCAGGCGACCGAGGAGAAGGCGCCCCACACCTTAATCATGGCGGAATACGGCGACATCCTGGAACGGGAGGGCAATGAGCTTCCGACGCTTCTCCACAATTTTCCTCTGGTCCGCCGCTTTCAGGAGATCGTGCGCCTTTATAGCCTGCCTTCCTACAGCGAACTGGATCCTACATTCGTGGTGGCGGTCAGTTTTTGTCTCTTTTTCGGTTTCATGTTTGGCGACGTGGGACACGGACTCGCGTTGATCTTGGGCACGCTCTTTCTCGAAAAAAAGAAAATCATGGGCCGGGCCATCGCGTCCGTCATGAAGATCGCCGGAGCCTCCTCTGTCCTGTTCGGTTTTTTGTACGGCAGCGTTTTCGGCAGCGAGGAACTTATCCATCCTCTGTGGCTTTCGCCTATGACGGACGTAGATCAAATTCTGCCCATCTCCATCGGGGTGGGGATCGTTTTTCTCACGATCGGTATCTGCTTTAAGATCCAGAACGCTGCTCGCAAGGAAGAATGGGGAGAAGCCCTTTTCAGTCCCGAGGGAATGGCGGGGCTCTTGTTCTACTGGCTGGCAGTGGCCCAGGCCGTGGCCGTGACAGGGAACGACCCGGAAATAGCCTTCGATAAGGATATTTTCATCGCGATCATGGCGAGCCTTTTTGCGGTGATGATCTTCGGAAATGGAATCGCCAAGTATTTCTTTCGCGGCGAGGTGGTGGACGAAGGCGGGGTGGTCCATGTTTTTTCGGTTTTCCACGCGATGTTGAGCTTCGTCAGCAACACGGCGTCTTTCGTGCGTCTGGCAGCTTTCGCTTTAAACCACGTGGGCCTCAGCGGGGCTGTTTTCATGTTGGCGCGGATGGTGGAGAACGTGCCGGCGGGAAAGCTCTATTACGCCGTCGTCCTTTTGTTAGGGCATTTGGTGATCATTGGCCTCGAGGGGATGATCGTCTTCATTCAGACGCTGCGTCTGGAGTATTATGAGTTTTTCGGAAAGTTTTATCGGGGCGGCGGGCGCGAGTTTATGCCGGTGCTGTGGAAACGGCGGGGTTGA
- a CDS encoding ATP synthase subunit C translates to MWSLTVLCVSVAALIGTGFLMLRRARVPRNPRAILAAIMVGAFLVLGFSVTTVFAAETEEPAAEARSVNGLGLMGAALSTGLACIGAGIGVAFVGSAALGVVGEKPSLFGTTLIYMGLAEGIAIYGLVISLFILGRI, encoded by the coding sequence ATGTGGAGTTTGACGGTTCTTTGCGTTTCCGTTGCGGCGTTGATCGGCACAGGTTTTCTGATGTTGAGAAGAGCCAGGGTGCCCCGCAATCCGAGGGCGATTCTGGCAGCGATAATGGTTGGGGCATTTCTGGTTTTGGGTTTTTCTGTTACGACGGTTTTTGCGGCCGAGACCGAGGAACCGGCGGCAGAGGCAAGAAGCGTCAACGGGCTGGGATTGATGGGCGCGGCACTTTCCACCGGGCTCGCCTGTATCGGAGCGGGAATTGGCGTCGCCTTTGTGGGATCAGCGGCTTTAGGTGTCGTTGGGGAGAAGCCCTCTCTTTTCGGCACCACCTTAATCTACATGGGGCTGGCGGAGGGGATCGCGATTTACGGCCTTGTCATCTCGCTCTTTATTTTGGGCAGGATATAG
- a CDS encoding V-type ATP synthase subunit F encodes MKGFLISDNHDTLVLLKLAGIGGVVAHGPVETAEALSSALAMKDLGILLMTERAAENIPEKVKKMRSSGSLPLLVEIPDRHGARRGADFLTRYIREAIGVKVE; translated from the coding sequence ATGAAAGGGTTTTTGATAAGCGATAACCATGACACATTGGTATTGTTGAAGCTAGCGGGTATCGGTGGTGTGGTGGCCCACGGACCGGTGGAGACGGCCGAAGCGCTTTCCTCCGCTCTGGCGATGAAAGATTTGGGTATTCTTCTCATGACCGAACGGGCGGCCGAAAACATACCGGAAAAAGTGAAAAAGATGCGCTCCAGCGGTTCCTTGCCGCTTTTGGTTGAAATACCGGATCGCCACGGCGCCAGGCGCGGTGCCGATTTTCTCACCCGATACATCCGGGAGGCCATAGGAGTGAAAGTAGAGTGA